A stretch of the Acidilobus sp. 7A genome encodes the following:
- the fen gene encoding flap endonuclease-1 yields the protein MGVDIKDIIPDQARQEVDLKALKGYAVALDGYNMLYQFLSAIRQPDGTPLKDSQGRVTSHLSGLFYRTINLVEEGLRPVYVFDGKPPEMKRKEIEERISRKKEAAEKYAKAKERGSLEEAKKYAQATSELTGDMVTEAKRLLDYMGIPWVQAPADGEAQAAFLAQRGDAWAAGSQDYDSLLFGAPRLVRNLAITGKRKLPNKDEYVEVRPEIIDLNVMLKSLGITREQLIVIGILVGTDFDPDGVKGYGPKTALNFVKSVKDPQKALDSVKSLLPQDVDPYKIYEYFLKPPVNMSYRIDFREPDLSKIEELLVKEHDFSEDRVTKAAERLVKAFRESSKGKQSRLDMWFS from the coding sequence ATGGGCGTTGATATAAAGGACATAATACCAGACCAAGCAAGGCAGGAAGTCGATCTGAAGGCCCTCAAGGGCTACGCCGTGGCCCTTGACGGTTATAACATGCTTTACCAGTTCCTCTCTGCAATAAGGCAGCCTGACGGCACACCCCTCAAGGACTCTCAGGGAAGGGTCACAAGCCACCTGAGCGGGCTCTTCTACAGGACCATAAACCTCGTGGAGGAGGGCCTGAGGCCCGTTTATGTCTTCGACGGCAAGCCGCCCGAAATGAAGAGAAAAGAGATAGAAGAGAGGATATCGAGGAAGAAGGAAGCCGCCGAGAAGTACGCGAAGGCTAAGGAGCGTGGGTCCCTGGAGGAGGCTAAGAAATACGCGCAGGCCACGTCAGAGCTCACCGGGGACATGGTAACTGAGGCTAAGAGGCTCCTTGATTATATGGGTATACCATGGGTTCAGGCGCCCGCCGACGGGGAGGCGCAGGCAGCCTTCCTGGCTCAGAGGGGTGACGCCTGGGCCGCTGGGAGCCAAGACTATGATAGCCTACTCTTTGGAGCTCCTCGTCTAGTCAGGAACCTCGCAATAACTGGGAAGAGAAAGCTGCCCAACAAGGACGAGTACGTTGAAGTGAGGCCTGAGATAATAGACCTTAACGTAATGCTTAAGTCACTTGGCATAACTAGGGAGCAACTCATAGTCATTGGTATACTGGTGGGCACTGACTTTGACCCAGACGGCGTGAAAGGCTATGGACCTAAGACTGCCCTCAACTTCGTCAAGAGCGTGAAGGACCCCCAGAAGGCCCTCGACTCCGTTAAGTCCCTGTTGCCGCAGGACGTGGACCCATATAAGATTTATGAGTACTTCCTGAAGCCCCCGGTTAACATGAGCTACAGGATAGACTTCAGGGAGCCTGACCTCAGCAAGATAGAGGAGCTACTGGTGAAGGAGCACGACTTTAGCGAGGACCGCGTGACCAAGGCTGCTGAGAGGCTTGTCAAGGCGTTTAGGGAGAGCTCAAAGGGCAAGCAGTCAAGACTTGACATGTGGTTCAGCTAA